In the genome of Oncorhynchus mykiss isolate Arlee chromosome 18, USDA_OmykA_1.1, whole genome shotgun sequence, one region contains:
- the LOC110496344 gene encoding proline-rich protein PRCC → MSLVAYASSDDSDSETSSSIIPGSKPGGLFARLPAPKISASEALGNVRPSKGATHASSRNTVSSDGDEDSVTRSHAFKGGLLFDLPKPKKRTEPVKITIPEIKRGDSDSDEDEPRRKKSLPQGPGTGLSSLLPQPKNVVVKEMQRALVPHTLTKRPEPKKTTKPSLGSSQGHASANASPSAIKAAAKSAALQLARQIAAEESDEELAPENYFSLGESSKPLPAVIPSLNPEPVLTSGLLPAPASIQRGTFQSDAPLDFSANQEGAWGGQQLGAYQQPSAEPQGYYNEAYYQDPESDPALPEPEQTGSSALFDDEAFMRLQGKRNRGKEEVKFLEIKGDDQLSGNQQWMTKSMTEEKQERKSFSKKKGDQPTGQQRRKHQITYLIHQAKERELELKNSWADNKLTRRQTQAKYGF, encoded by the exons ATGTCTTTGGTAGCGTATGCTAGCAGTGATGACAGTGATTCAGAAACATCTAGTTCCATCATCCCGGGGAGCAAACCCGGGGGGCTTTTCGCACGCCTTCCTGCCCCAAAAATATCTGCCTCAGAGGCACTAGGAAACGTGCGACCAAGCAAAGGGGCAACACACGCATCATCACGGAACACTGTGTCAAGCGATGGCGACGAGGACTCCGTTACCCGTTCTCATGCATTTAAAGGAGGGTTGCTTTTCGATTTACCTAAGCCGAAGAAGCGAACAGAGCCTGTCAAAATCACTATACCTGAGATAAAAAGAGGGGAT TCTGACTCTGATGAAGATGAACCAAGGAGAAAGAAATCCCTGCCCCAG GGCCCTGGCACTGGCCTTTCCTCCCTCCTGCCTCAGCCCAAAAATGTGGTTGTGAAGGAGATGCAGAGGGCCCTAGTGCCTCACACCCTCACCAAGCGGCCGGAGCCAAAGAAAACCACAAAGCCCTCTTTAGGGTCCTCCCAGGGCCACGCCAGTGCTAACGCATCCCCCTCCGCTATCAAAGCAGCAGCCAAGTCGGCTGCCCTGCAACTAGCGAGGCAGATAGCTGCTGAGGAAAGTGACGAGGAACTGGCCCCAGAGAACTACTTCTCCCTGGGAGAGAGCTCCAAACCTCTCCCCGCTGTGATCCCCAGCCTGAACCCGGAGCCTGTCCTCACCTCAGGCCTACTACCCGCTCCTGCAAGCATACAGCGTGGTACCTTCCAGTCAGACGCTCCTCTGGACTTCAGTGCGAACCAAGAGGGAGCTTGGGGAGGTCAACAGCTAGGGGCGTACCAACAGCCCTCGGCAGAGCCTCAG GGCTACTACAACGAGGCTTACTACCAGGATCCTGAGTCTGACCCAGCGTTGCCTGAGCCAGAGCAAACTGGTTCCTCCGCCCTGTTTGATGATGAAGCG TTCATGAGGCTGCAGGGGAAGAGGAACAGGGGCAAGGAAGAGGTGAAGTTCCTGGAGATCAAGGGAGATGACCAGCTGAGTGGCAACCAGCAGTGGATGACCAAGAGCATGACTGAGGAGAAGCAGGAGCGCAAGTCCTTCAGCAAG AAAAAGGGAGACCAACCCACAGGGCAACAGCGACGCAAGCACCAGATCACATACCTCATCCACCAG GCAAAGGAGCGAGAGCTGGAGCTGAAGAACAGCTGGGCCGACAACAAGCTGACTCGCCGGCAAACGCAGGCAAAATACGGCTTCTAA